Proteins encoded together in one Deinococcus planocerae window:
- a CDS encoding MFS transporter, protein MTTTASATTLPRAFWTYWAGLGATALGDSAVAVALPFLALDAGGGAGAVGLVVLCGSLPRFLAPLLGGLADRLPARVLLALSAGGRAVAVGAVGGLALAGTAPLALLAALAFVNGLLSTLAYATGAALVPRLVAPALLPRANSLNSGALMGAPLVGYGVGGVLVHGFGAGGTLLVSAPLILGLLVAALALPHLKGAAGGRVQPLRDVLEGLRVIRRSPLLLALLAMSFALNLAMNVMNVRAPLHMTVFGRGAPDYAVFEMVIAGGVLAGIALVTPLAVRWRLDTLIGTGRWVLVLGTLGFTLTPVPAWWGAAAVFGLGLGLLEVAATTRSQQLVPDGLRGRVVGALMGVNAVGLTLGAALAAWRVETGTLMLALSTLLALLALTWTVAVRAQARRTAT, encoded by the coding sequence ATGACGACCACCGCCTCCGCCACCACGCTGCCGCGCGCCTTCTGGACGTACTGGGCGGGGTTGGGGGCAACCGCTCTTGGAGACTCCGCCGTCGCCGTTGCCCTGCCATTCCTGGCGCTGGACGCGGGGGGAGGAGCGGGGGCGGTGGGCCTCGTGGTGCTGTGCGGGAGCCTGCCGCGGTTTCTGGCGCCGCTCCTGGGCGGGCTGGCCGACCGGCTGCCCGCGCGCGTCCTGCTGGCCCTCAGCGCCGGGGGGCGGGCGGTCGCGGTGGGAGCCGTGGGCGGGCTGGCGCTGGCAGGCACGGCCCCGCTCGCCCTCCTCGCCGCGTTGGCTTTTGTGAACGGCCTGCTCTCCACCCTCGCCTACGCCACGGGGGCCGCGCTTGTGCCGCGTCTGGTCGCCCCGGCGCTGCTGCCCCGCGCGAACAGCCTGAACAGCGGGGCCTTGATGGGCGCTCCCCTCGTCGGCTATGGGGTGGGCGGCGTGCTCGTCCACGGATTCGGCGCAGGGGGAACGCTGCTCGTCAGCGCGCCGCTGATCCTGGGGTTGCTGGTTGCTGCGCTGGCCCTGCCCCATCTGAAAGGGGCGGCGGGCGGACGGGTCCAGCCGCTCCGGGACGTGTTAGAGGGCCTGCGGGTCATCCGCCGCTCGCCCCTCCTGCTGGCCCTGCTCGCCATGAGCTTCGCGCTCAACCTCGCCATGAACGTGATGAACGTCCGCGCTCCCCTCCACATGACGGTCTTCGGGCGGGGCGCTCCTGACTACGCCGTCTTCGAGATGGTCATCGCCGGGGGTGTCCTCGCGGGCATCGCCCTTGTCACGCCGCTCGCCGTGCGCTGGCGGCTGGATACCCTGATCGGCACGGGCCGCTGGGTCCTCGTCCTGGGCACGCTCGGCTTCACCCTGACCCCGGTGCCCGCGTGGTGGGGGGCCGCCGCCGTCTTCGGCCTGGGGTTAGGGTTGCTGGAGGTCGCCGCCACCACCCGTTCCCAGCAACTCGTGCCGGACGGGCTGCGGGGTCGTGTGGTCGGCGCACTGATGGGCGTGAACGCGGTCGGGCTGACCTTGGGCGCGGCGCTGGCGGCGTGGCGGGTCGAGACGGGAACGCTGATGCTGGCCCTCTCCACCCTGCTCGCCCTCCTGGCGCTGACGTGGACGGTGGCGGTGCGGGCGCAGGCGCGGCGGACGGCGACTTGA
- a CDS encoding IclR family transcriptional regulator codes for MLSLQKAASILGAFSAEQPEWGVRALASHLGVPRATAHAYLAGLTEAGFLRRTPAGRYRLSWHIAEMGAQLTAALPWFPGARALITRLAFGVRAVAFLCILEAEEVVCAIRERHPDADIDLPLDIYLPATATASGKILYTHADIHPREFSACTESSITTPDEWRTEVARVRRRGYAYSIEEWVEGQCTLGVPYRHGGQVVAAIGVQMSAERYLSEERLVRERVLGIVREAEEPT; via the coding sequence GTGCTGTCCCTTCAAAAAGCCGCCAGCATCCTGGGAGCCTTCAGCGCCGAGCAGCCCGAGTGGGGGGTGCGGGCGCTCGCCTCACACCTCGGCGTGCCGCGGGCGACGGCGCATGCCTACCTGGCGGGGCTGACGGAGGCGGGCTTCTTGCGGCGCACGCCCGCCGGGAGATACCGCCTGTCGTGGCACATCGCGGAGATGGGGGCGCAGCTCACGGCGGCGTTGCCGTGGTTTCCGGGGGCGCGGGCCTTGATCACCCGGCTGGCCTTCGGGGTGCGGGCGGTGGCCTTCCTGTGCATCCTGGAGGCCGAGGAGGTCGTGTGCGCGATCCGCGAGCGCCACCCCGACGCGGACATCGACCTGCCGCTCGACATTTACCTACCCGCCACCGCCACCGCGAGCGGCAAGATCCTCTACACCCACGCGGACATCCACCCGCGCGAGTTCAGCGCCTGCACGGAAAGCAGCATCACCACCCCCGACGAGTGGCGCACCGAGGTCGCCCGGGTGCGGCGCCGGGGCTACGCCTACTCCATCGAGGAGTGGGTCGAGGGGCAGTGCACCCTGGGCGTGCCCTACCGCCACGGGGGCCAGGTCGTCGCCGCCATCGGGGTGCAGATGAGCGCCGAACGCTACCTGAGCGAGGAACGCCTCGTGCGCGAGCGCGTGCTCGGGATCGTCCGGGAGGCGGAGGAGCCGACGTAG
- a CDS encoding transporter substrate-binding domain-containing protein gives MQRTILTILAPLLLAGGAQAQSQNKPSTLTPGVLKIGMEGTYAPFTYKDEKGQLVGFDVDIARAVAAKLGLKPEFVLTEWSGILAGLQARKYDVIVNQVGITPERQQAIGFSRPYAYSSPQIIVRKNAPAAFKTLADLKGKRVGVGLGSNFEKQLRDAGGINVVTYPGAPEYLRDLISGRLDAAYNDRLLVGYLIKRDNLPVKGAGVIGAPEPVGIALRKDNAALKAAVDRALTQIKADGTYAKISRQWFGQDVSQPGK, from the coding sequence ATGCAGCGAACCATCCTGACCATCCTCGCGCCCCTGCTTCTGGCGGGCGGCGCTCAGGCCCAGAGCCAGAACAAGCCCAGCACCCTGACACCCGGCGTTCTCAAGATCGGGATGGAGGGGACGTACGCGCCCTTCACCTACAAGGACGAGAAGGGGCAGCTCGTCGGCTTCGACGTGGACATCGCCAGGGCGGTGGCGGCGAAGCTGGGTCTCAAGCCCGAGTTCGTGCTGACCGAGTGGAGCGGCATCCTGGCCGGGCTCCAGGCGCGCAAATACGACGTGATCGTCAACCAGGTGGGCATCACGCCGGAGCGGCAGCAGGCCATCGGGTTCAGCCGGCCCTACGCCTACAGCAGCCCGCAGATCATCGTGCGGAAGAACGCCCCCGCCGCCTTCAAGACGCTCGCCGACCTCAAGGGCAAGCGGGTGGGCGTCGGGCTGGGGAGCAACTTCGAGAAGCAGCTTCGTGACGCGGGCGGCATCAACGTGGTGACGTACCCCGGCGCCCCCGAGTACCTGCGCGACCTGATCTCGGGCCGCCTCGACGCCGCGTACAACGACCGCCTGCTGGTGGGCTACCTGATCAAGCGCGACAACCTCCCCGTCAAGGGCGCGGGCGTGATCGGCGCGCCGGAGCCCGTGGGGATCGCCCTGCGCAAGGACAACGCGGCGCTCAAGGCCGCCGTCGACCGGGCGCTGACCCAGATCAAGGCGGACGGCACGTACGCGAAGATCAGCCGTCAGTGGTTCGGGCAGGACGTGAGCCAGCCCGGGAAGTAA
- a CDS encoding amino acid ABC transporter permease: MDLSFILQSALQALPVLIQGAGITLAFALAAMVLGLPLGFLVALARLSRFALLRWLTGLYVSFIRGTPLLVQIFVIYYGLPSFGITLNPVVGGVLALTLNAGAYLSETIRASILSVGRGQREAAYSLGLTGAQTMRLIVLPQALRVAAPSLGNSLIGLVKDTSLVSVITVVELLRSAQLVIARTFEPFGPYIMAALLYWAISGVLEAVQRRVERRLARGTV, encoded by the coding sequence GTGGACCTCTCCTTCATCCTGCAAAGCGCCCTCCAGGCCCTGCCCGTCCTGATCCAGGGGGCGGGGATCACGCTGGCCTTCGCGCTCGCGGCGATGGTGCTGGGGCTGCCGCTGGGCTTCCTGGTGGCGCTCGCCCGGTTGTCGCGGTTCGCTCTCCTGCGGTGGCTGACGGGCCTGTACGTGTCCTTTATCCGGGGCACGCCCCTGCTGGTGCAGATTTTCGTCATCTACTACGGGCTGCCGAGCTTCGGGATCACCTTGAACCCGGTCGTGGGCGGCGTGCTGGCCCTCACGCTCAACGCGGGCGCCTACCTCTCGGAAACGATTCGCGCCTCGATCCTGTCGGTGGGGCGCGGCCAGCGGGAGGCGGCGTACAGCCTGGGGCTGACGGGGGCGCAGACGATGCGGCTGATCGTGCTGCCGCAGGCGCTGCGGGTGGCGGCCCCCAGCCTGGGCAACAGCCTGATCGGTCTGGTGAAAGACACGTCGCTCGTCAGTGTTATCACGGTGGTGGAACTGCTGCGCAGCGCCCAGCTCGTGATTGCCCGCACCTTCGAGCCCTTCGGCCCCTACATCATGGCGGCCCTGCTGTACTGGGCGATCAGCGGGGTGCTGGAGGCTGTGCAGCGTCGGGTGGAACGGCGGCTCGCGCGCGGAACGGTGTAG
- a CDS encoding carbonic anhydrase, translated as MSDPASDLLPPPLPSDLERRVLAAIRRGASMADIAELRPARISTPEDAIQALQDGNARFFSGQATRPEADANQRRAQIMGQTPFAAILACSDSRVPVEIVFDQGLGDLFVVRVAGNVVGDAGLGTLEYATEHLDVHLIVVMGHEGCGAVAAAMLPEEQVAQEPENFRHLIARIQPCVRDLPPIRDKKARMREAVLNNVRCQAAALREQPVIQAAEARGQIRVIGAYYEIGSGAVDFLIEDEDLRP; from the coding sequence GTGAGTGATCCGGCGTCCGACCTGCTGCCGCCTCCCCTGCCCTCCGACCTCGAACGGCGCGTGCTGGCGGCGATCCGCCGGGGCGCGAGCATGGCGGACATCGCGGAGCTGCGTCCGGCGCGGATCAGCACCCCGGAAGACGCCATCCAGGCCCTCCAGGACGGCAATGCGCGCTTCTTCTCGGGCCAGGCCACCCGCCCGGAGGCGGACGCCAACCAGCGCCGGGCGCAGATCATGGGCCAGACCCCCTTCGCGGCGATCCTCGCGTGCAGCGACAGCCGGGTGCCCGTGGAGATCGTCTTCGACCAGGGCCTCGGCGACCTCTTCGTGGTGCGGGTGGCAGGCAACGTGGTGGGCGACGCGGGGCTGGGCACGCTGGAGTACGCGACCGAACACCTCGACGTGCACCTGATCGTGGTGATGGGGCACGAGGGGTGCGGGGCGGTCGCCGCCGCGATGCTGCCGGAGGAACAGGTCGCGCAGGAACCCGAGAACTTCCGCCACCTGATCGCCCGCATCCAGCCCTGCGTGCGGGACCTCCCTCCCATCCGCGACAAGAAGGCCCGGATGCGCGAGGCCGTGCTCAACAACGTCCGCTGCCAGGCCGCCGCCCTGCGCGAGCAACCCGTCATCCAGGCCGCCGAGGCGCGCGGCCAGATTCGCGTCATCGGCGCCTACTACGAGATCGGCTCGGGCGCCGTCGACTTCCTGATCGAGGACGAGGACCTGCGCCCGTAG